The DNA segment CCGGATCGGTCCAGGGGCGCCGGCGTCAGGCACCCGCGCCGCGCGCGAGGCACTCGACGGCCGGGTCGGCGGCGATGGATGAACAGCGCGGCTGAGGCCGCGGCCAGCAGGTGCGGTCCGAGTGCATCCAGGTGCGGTCCGAGTGCATCCAGGTGCGGTCCGAGTGCAACCAGGTCGGTCCGAGTGCATCCAGGAGCGGCCGGCGGCCGGAAGACACGGCACGGAAGAAGCCAGGGCCCCTGTCCGGGACCTGACTGCCGCGACGACACTCAAGGTCCGGAGCGAGGCGTGAACATCAACGGCGCTCGTGTGCTGGTGGCCGGCGCCACCGGCGTTCTCGGCAGCGCTCTCACGGCCGAGCTGGCCGCGCGGGGAGCCCGCCCGGCTCTCGCCGGACGCGACGCGATCCGGCTGGCTCAGGCCGCTCGCGCCCACCCAGGGTCTCCGACGGCGGAGTTCGACGCGTACGACCCGTCGTCCTGCGCGCGTGCGGTGCACGCTGTCGCCGCCGAGCTCGGGGGCCTCGACGCATGTGTGACGGCCTTCGGCGCCGTGGGCTTCGGTACCTCCCGCGAGGTGGGCGACACGGTCGCCGAGTATCTGATGGCGGTCAACTTCCTCGCCCCCGCCGCATTCTTCCGCGCCGCGCTCCAAGTCCTGCCA comes from the Streptomyces sp. NBC_00443 genome and includes:
- a CDS encoding SDR family NAD(P)-dependent oxidoreductase — its product is MNINGARVLVAGATGVLGSALTAELAARGARPALAGRDAIRLAQAARAHPGSPTAEFDAYDPSSCARAVHAVAAELGGLDACVTAFGAVGFGTSREVGDTVAEYLMAVNFLAPAAFFRAALQVLPPHSVIAAFSGVVAEGPQPRMADYSASKAALSAWLAAARREARGTGVQVLDVPPGHLDTGLADRSVAGTAPPMPPGGDPGPVVKAVVDAMESDAELVRTAPDGAPVVERRAR